From the genome of Papaver somniferum cultivar HN1 unplaced genomic scaffold, ASM357369v1 unplaced-scaffold_21, whole genome shotgun sequence:
TAAACAGGAATCCAACACCGAGCCAACTTCAAATGCTACAagtaaaacaacaacaaaacaaaacgaCTATTGTGGTCCACTGCTATTTTAATTCTCATCAACAATTCTCCATTGTCATTATTCTCTTTGCAGATGAAGACTTTCGCATTGCAGACACAAGGATCGTTACCTGCCAAGTAGCATCGCAGAAGGAAGGAACCATACTGGGGGTTTTAGCAAGCATGCAATGGGCACGACTAAGAAAGGAGAGGACTTGCACCATCCAGTTAAGCAACAAGAAACTGatgaaagaactaaacaacaagtGGGCAAATCATCAATCGAGCAGCAACAACGTTCTAATTGATGAACGTGTAGATTATATTTCGTATTTTCGTATGTTTGAATGTATTTTCCGAAGACAAGCTTGGCTGCCACAACTACATGAAATTGTTGCAAACTATAACTCCAACAGCTCGAACTATGAGCTGAGCAAGCTTTTTCATGACAACTATGCTTTTGTAAAACACAATGTTCAACAGGCTATATGCCTGATTGACTAATCTTACTAATGcattccttttcaaaaaaaataaaataaataaataacatggAGATTGATAGAGTTTCATGCCGGTTATAAACATGGCTCCTAGCTCCTAAGTATGTTACTTGTAACAATTTGCAAGCTCTTGTTACCGCTAGCATGGCACCATGTGTTTCTGTACTTTGATGGATGGAACCTAGCTAGTCGTACGTGCATGAGCATGAATGTTAGATTGGGTATAAACATTTGTGCAACCCTCATGTTTGCATTGTGATTTTTGTGTTGCAATTAATGAATAAATGAAACTAACTAATTATTGTCGTGAAAGCTAACTTAGTTCATGAATGAGATAATGAAGAAGCTAGTAGTATATATAGTGTTGTATAGGAGAAAATAATTCATATTCTGGCCAACCTACTTTGATGCTAGGCTTCCACTTTGGTTACCATCATGGCAAACAAATCAAGTTGATATGTCGGTGTAAAATGAGCTACTATTTACTTGCCCAAGTGTATCCATCTAAAGTGATCGATCCAGGTTCCATTCATGGATGGATGTAAAAGAAACTTCATACAATATAGAAGAAAAATCAGCAAAAATGACCACTTAATGCATACAAATACAACACAATGAATGGAGCTGGGTTATATACCTAATTTCTTACTGGGCTTACGGTTATATTTGAAGTAAATAGTCTTTCTAGTTAACAAATTTCTTATGAAAAAAATTTAACGAAGGATTGGTGCTGCTAAAGAACAAAAAAGTTAACCTTTTTTTATATATCAAAATAATTTTCCAGTGCTGCTTTCTGGTGCCAAATGGTGTATTTCCAGATAGATTTGGGAAGTAGGGAAAGACTTAATCTCCTTATCAAATCTACAGGACATGCCGAGTCATGTATCAGCTCAGCTGGACCAATATTAGCTTTGCAGACTACACATGGCATTTGGATTGAAGAACATCAttaaatgatgaacaccgtgagtaatgtaaaaaaaaaaataaaaaaaattctccatTTGCTTTACAAATATTCAAATTTTAACTCAGTCTTTATGGTTAGTGAAATCATctaacttgtttttctttttcccggTAAGCAAATAAGGGTAAAATAGACAGTACAAGGGGCCATTTTTCCTTGGAGAAGAACAGATTGGCGATATCCTTATAAATGACCAAAGTCAATGAGCTTGAGCGATCGTAAACCCTGGTTCTCTGATAAGCAGCCATTGCATAAATTTAGATGCATTATTATTTCTTGAACTTAAATAGATTTTCTTTGTTAATAAATAAGGACTTGCATATAAGAAATTTTAACTCAGTCTTCGAATGGGTTTACTGACTCCACTTGTCCTAATATGGGTCTAGGTCTAGTCCAGGTTAGATCGAGCTCATACCTCTTCTTCATACATCATAACTGGTGCGTCCTTTCCCCTAAATAAGCTCAAGGTTGCCTGCATTGTCAACGAAAGATCTTCCAGGAAGCAAAAACATGTTAGTTGATCAATAAGAGTTCATTCCACCTCTTCATACTTATGTTGTTGTGGTAGTAAATGCATGAAACGAACTAAAACTTACTCATGAAAATGCATGGTAACTAGTAACTACTAACTAAATACTGTATCtgtttaaaaatcttttaatagGCATCCCTAAAGATGGACAGTGAAATTTTGTAGATATGAAAATTCAGTTGGAGTTTTCTAATTTAGTTTATGTATTTCACTACCAAGTTTCCGAAAACCAATAGAAGATGATATGTTGGACGAAACTGAGTTACAACAATCATTTACTTTTAAAAGTGGATTCTGATTCTCGGAGAAAGATTACGCGTAATCAAACAGCTACCATCAGAGTGATCTCTACCATTCCATTCGGCTTCAGCAATACAAGTCTGTCCGGTTGATTTCTTCACAGTTCCATGTTTCTTATCAATATTTATGAGTTTCAAGTATATAAGttgttaaattttttatatttgTCTTGGTGGAATTTCATATGCCGGTAATAAACATGGCTCCTAGCCTCCTAAGTATGTTGCTTATAACAATTTGCAAGCGCTTATTATTGCTAGCACGGGACTATTTGTTTTTGTACTTTATGTACTGTTTACAAGACAGGTCCTTCCCAACACTtctagtttgattttttttttcttcctgtaCGGGAAATAGATTGATGATGTGAAACATGAAGATGTGTAGTTTGTACTTATCATCATCCCGTGAACAACAACAGTATATGCGTACACTAGTACTTCACTTTTACTGATTTGTGTATCTTCTCTTTGGCCTAGACTAGTTGCTTTTCACTGAATTTTTTATATGTGAAAGGAAAAATATGTAGTTGATTAATCAGAAAGGAGAAAAAGACATTATTAGAGGGAGCTAACAACACCGACAAATTAAATCATTCAGTTATTTGATGGATGCGTTTTGGTTACCCAATCTTATCGCATACAAAACTTAGAATTTTCTTCGTTTGCATGGATTAGATTTAGACTTAACACCTAACTAATTCATGTAAAATACTACCATGCGGTGAACACTTTGAACGATCAGACAAATTAAATGCCCAGAGAAATTTGAATCAGACTAATAAGGTCGTCGGACTGCTGGTATTATACATGGCATTTTTCTATTTAAACGCACATGAATTTGCTTTTACTAGAGATATCTGAGAAATGAGGAAACGTTTTGATTACATAAAGGAACCCCTTGGTTTAGAGTCTTTAGACCGAACACCTAACTCATACTAATTTAATTCCTAGCTAGAAGCAAAACACAACAATGGAATTAATTATCGTGGCAAAAAGGCTACCGTTTTTAGTTATCAAGGACAGTGGTTGTTTAACCACAATTTGATCAACTTTTGTTTGGTAATAGTACTCATGGAGCAGCCTTATATGGACTTTAGTAAGTACGTCCATGTTAGTAGCTTAGTACATATCTTAGTCTCTTAGACCAAATAGTGCAGTAAACTCATGGAGCAGCCTTATTACTTCGATTTTGGTATTCTTATAGGGTATTTGGATACACCACATAGAAAGTGGTTTTGGACTTAATTAAACCCAATAGTCAAAACCTAGTATGGATACCTAATTTTTGAAAGATTTgttatttcttgaaccaattatttttgttctttggtTTTGAAAAATTACTATTGTAGACGGAGTAACAGAAGCACTTTCGTTTAAAGTGCTAAAATCCCTCCCCTACCCATTAGAAGCCTTGAAAATGTTTGTGGTATCGAAACGATATTTTTTATGCATGCACATAACTGGGGACATATGGCTCCTACAGCCTAACTATTTACATGACAAGTGGGCTGATAGTATTAGCTATTAACCAACCTCACACAAACAAGGCAGGGTAGCTAGTTTATGGAGTTGTATTTCTGTGGTGTGAAATGAAGTGTTGCAAAGTTAGAGTTTTGTTTAAGTCATGAATAGTCCACAACATGATTTCCTCCATCAATACCAAGGACTACTTCGAATTAAAGACCCAAAAATGGTCCTAAGCTTTCAATTCTTCCCCAGTACATGAAAACAATGTATATAGAGAATGAAAGCAGTGAGTGTTGTTGGTTTGTTGCGTGTGGTTGATATATATCTATATAGATATGTGTACATCAATGCATCGCTTATTGATTGATAGAGCTTCTAATGCTCCTTTTAGACGGTCATCATCCAAACATTTAGTCATGCATGCTATTGGTTCCAAGTATTTGTCATCAGTCAATATCCGCTTACCTTTCTTTTACTTTTCTTTAAAGTCAATAACTTTACAAATAAATAcaatattagctggttttgatTGAGATTTATGACTGACCCAAGTTAGAATTAGGGGAATTGGGACCGATTAATATAGGAGTTGCCTAATTGTGTACACATTATAAGAGTACTGTGTGTACCCCTTTGTATTTACAGTACACTGTGAGAGGACCATTAGTATATGTGGTTGGAGAAGTTTCGGTACATTAGCAAGACTTAGCAGCAGCCTATAGCACTTTCAAGTTTAGAGATTGTGTAACAACCGAAACCAGAAATCATTCTCAGAAGTCAGAATCAAAATTTCTTGCTTCACAAAAGGATATTCttttttatacaagtcatttagaATTCGTTTTATTTAACCTTTCAACTTAATTaagttgaaaaattacttttgtaGACCAAGTGTTTGTGAATTCTTTTTACTGTATAGAAAACACTTTACTCCCTTCCAATGGATATCCTTCATCCTTTCATTGATTGTCTGTCTATTGTCTAGAGATGAAGACCTACAGCTTGAATCAAACACAAAGACCGTCTTCTCGAAAAGGCTCAGTGCTCCGTGCTTTACTTTTCATCAGGAAAACGACTATGCATAAAATTGATAGAGCCATAGAGGTTTCCTCTTGGACGAGCTCACAAGAAATTTCATGGTATGGACCTTCTAACGGATTATAGGCCCCAGAATCACTTTCCAACGGATTTCAAAAATCTTTTACTCAAAACTGACTTAATTAATTTCTTGGTTCTTGGTTAATTTCTCAAAATCTTTTAATACATATGTGAAATTAAAATAAATGCATCTAATACGTAACTTAAATATAGATAGTATTTTCATattgatatatatatacttgattaaTTTCTTTACACATTCATACCATCGATGGATCAGGGTAATCATGAGCCTCTGAGCCCCGTTAGAACGAAGAAATCATCCTATGCGTCATGATTCTCTATTGAGAACCTTAAATGTGGCTTGTCCTAGCTTGAATTTCGACACAGTTCCTTTTTGGTTCGCCCTTCTTGGGCAAACGGGAAGGTATATCCATATTCATCACAGTTCCTTATCATCCATATTAATAAGTTTCATTAATAAGTGTTTTGTCACTGGCCATATGGTCCATGTATTGTATACGATTGGGTAACAACAATGCCATATTTCATAGATTCTTATTcactatgtaaaccaaaaacggCAATCTTTTTGCGTCATTAATTCAACAATTCTGGTAATGAAAAAGTTGAAGGAGTCTTTCTCTATCCGTTTGAAATTTCTAGTCTACCAAGTTTTTAACATGTATACAATGTGTTGTATTTAAATGTAAAAGATGCTCTATCCATTTCCCGCTTTGTATTATTGTTAATCAGAAAGCATTCTAACTATCTATATACTTTTCAGAAGTGTCAATTCTGGTATAATGTGGTATTATTGTTCATCAAACTACTTTTCATCGTACGTATCGCATAAAAGAATTTTCAACGAGCCATAATATGCTGTTGGAATCGTTTTTATCGTTCATCTACAATACGAAATGACAAAACTACAAGTTTGTTTTAGTTGGAATTGATTcgattttgacgaagaaaaaATTGCGTGTCTTCTAATTGATAGTTAAGGAGTGTACATCAAGGTCACGATGGCTTACTATAATATTTAGTTTTTCATGGAGCCCAACTTGGTGATAAAGATATATGTTATGTAGGTTCATACACAACGACTGTAATCACATATTATTATTGCCTTAATCGcggttatgtttatggttgtagCTACTATTCAAACTGAAAGATTTCTTCTCAAGCAACAAAATAATGCATGAATTTGACAGAAATGAGAAGACCTTAATGGGTGGATAGAGTTTGTCCATGTCCAAAAGTTGGTGTTGACATGCATTATGGCCCCATGCATATGTGTACCCTATAACAAGAATTAGTTGCTGATTGAACTTgattaattaagaaaacaataATTCATGATGTTCATGCATAAACAAGTATTTCTACTCAAAActttaatttcctgtttagttCGTTATCGAAACGGTAATATGTTAGAGTAATGTCGACAATGATGCTGTATTTGATTCATGAAAGGTTGAATGACTTGATCGAACAGTGGACTATACGTAGGGCGCTACATAGAAGAAGATAAGCTTCATACCTAACTTGAAGCTAAATTCAGCGAAGCATCCATGAAAGAACTCAAAAGATTAGAAAATAACATGACACTAAGAAGTGGATGAAAAGCTTTGATAATTTGTACCTCAAATTTTAATCAAACTTCGTTTAGGGGTTTGAACGATGTACAAGATGTACACGTACGTTTGTTCTAAGCTTCGTTTCGATATCTCTTTTCACTAGCTAGAGGTCTATTCGTGTCGATGAGTGTAGATGTTCCGTTCTAATCTCAAATTCTTTCAATAAACAGAAAAAGAAGTTAGATATTAGGTCAAGTATCATAATCTGTCCATGTTTTCTTTGCCAATTCGTTAGAGAACAGAAATATATTGCTACCCAAATAAGAAAAGAGTGTAGTAGCGAGAAGGGATACTTCCCTTAATATCAGCTTAAGTGTCCTTTTACTATGAAGTCATGTACCCTATAACTTTCCTTATAAATACCCTAATTCATATTGCATTCATTCTTGTACAACCAGACACAACATACTTGGCATCATCAACCTCTCTTTTCCTTCTCTTAACCGTTCCATTTCCCAACATGTCTATCTCTTGCTTAAACATGTATGAGAAGTCATCAAAATATGGTACCCAAAGAAACAAACACTTGTGGGGAACCTCACatgcatcttcaatcttcataaTTGTAACACTTTTTTCATTCTTGATGATGATTCAATTAGAAGCCAAGCCTATAAGTCCGTCATCATTAACTCATGTTCAATTCTCCAAATTTCCtagatcatcttcttcttccccatgTGAAAATACCCTCCACGTAGAATCATGTGAGTCTATGCTTCTGTCGATCGAAAACGTTCATGAAAAATCTCCCAAAGAGGTCTTTGATATTTCAGTTGAGTTTGCTGTAACTCAGGCTCAAGTTGCTAGAACCCAAGCACAAAGTATTAAACCGTTGGTGCTGACGAGCGAAAAACTTAGTAGTACTCTTTCTCCTCCTGCAGTGGATGACTGCATGGAACTACTGGATGATAGTGTACGGCGACTTGATGACGTCAAAACGAGCTCAAACTCGGATGATGTCCGGACATGGTTAAGTACAGCACTTACAAATCAagaaacttgtttagatgcactTCAAACTGAAAAGGTTTCCTCACCATACAAAAGCATGATGGAGACGAATGCAAGAAACGTGAGTAAATTGGTCAGCAACTCCTTGGCTCTGTACAACCATGTTAAGACTACCGACACAAGGATGAACTCGGCTGGTGGTGGCCGTAAACTACTGTCCGATGGTTTCCCGACATGGGTATCCGGTAGGCAACGTAAACTACTAGAAGCTTCTGTAGAAGAGTTGAAACCAAGTGCTGTTGTGGCCAAGGATGGCAGTGGTACACATACAAGTATAGGTCAAGCAATTGCTTTTGCATCCCTAGCTGCTGCAGGGACAAACGGAAAGACTGTTGTACATGTGAAAGCTGGGACTTACAGTGAAAATCTCAATATTCCTTCATCCCAAAGTAATGTTATGTTAGTTGGAGATGGGAAAGGAGTTACTGTCATCACAGGGAGCgataatgttgaagatggttctaGTTTGCGAAATTCAGCTACATTTAGTAAGAAAATTCTTCAAACTTTTTTTTAAAAGATAAATTCTTCAAACTTTTTTTTAAGATATAAATTCTTCAAAGTcgatagataaaaaaaaaaaaaaaaaaaaaaaaaaaaatcagaaaaaatatatataaatatgaggGCCCAACCGGGTTCAAACCGGTGTCCTTTGTTGTTAGTTTCTTACAAATAATAATTATCTCAACAAAAAAATAGATTTTCCGCCTGAATTTTTTTGATCACGGGAAAATTCCAAGTTGCTGAATTCAATTAATATTGATTTTACATATACCTGATAATGATGCTTCATTGTTTCAGCTGCCACTGGTGATGGATTCATGGCAAGAGATATAACATTTCAGAACACAGCCGGTCCGAATAAGCATCAGGCGGTTGCTCTCAGAGTAGCTTCAGACAAATCCGTGTTTTACCGATGTTCCATAGTGGGTTACCAGGACAGTTTGTATACACACAGCAACCGTCAATTCTATAGAGAATGTGATATATCTGGAACAGTTGATTTCATCTTTGGAAACTCGGCAGTTGTTTTCCAAGGCTGCAATATTTCTCCAAGAAGCAACGGTAATAAAAACTTCATCACAGCTCAAGGACGTAGCGACCCGAATCAGAACACCGGAATTTCAATTCACAATTGTAGGATTTCAGCTGCATCAGATACTTATCTTGGTAGACCGTGGAAAGCTTATTCGCGAACAGTTATAATGCAATCTTTCATTGGATCGATCAACCCAGCTGGATGGTTTCCTTGGTCTGGAGGATCTGCACCTAAAGGTATCTATTATGCAGAGTACATGAACTCCGGACCTGGAGCAGGGACCGGAGGTCGAGTGAAGTGGTCTGGATATCATCCTTCACTTAGCTCTGCAGAAGCAACGCAGTTTACAGTTTCTAATTTGATTGCAGGGGGATCTTGGTTGCCTGCTACTGGTGTAGCCTATGACTCTGGACTTAAGCCCTAAGCACATATATATAGTATGAATAGATCAAACATCATAGACATACATTTATAAGTACATGTGATAGGTGATGATATTGTCTGTTGGTAATTACTTAAGCTGTTGATAGCCATTAGTGCTTGTTCTTGTGTGTTATTATAACTTGCATGTGACTAAAGATAAGATGGTCTGTATATGGGAAGCAATGATGTTATTGTAAACAGTTGCAAGATACTACAATGTAAATCAATAAAGAAGCTACATTTTTTACTAGTATCAATTTTGGCAATATTAGCCCCTTGTATATGACCTGACAAATGACAAGAACCCAACCTTACTAGAAAGCAATGCAGTAAGCAATGTCATTCTGCTGCTGCCATCCATTATTCTACAGTAAGGCACGGTGTCCCTAAAAGATGGTTCAGCTGACATTCTTCCAAAGGCTGCTGCCATCCATTATTCTACAGTAAGGCACGGTGTCGCTAAAAGATGGTTCAGCTGACATTCTTCCAAAGGATGTGGGCAAAAACTATCTACTGCACAAACCATTTGACCAGAAAAAGTAGAAAAACAAATGCAGAAGGCAAACAACAAGATTCGAGAACAAGAATTATAAGCATCATAATTTTTTTAAAGGAATCTCAACTTCCAATGTCATCATGTCAACCAAGTGATTCTAAAATCTGACACTAATTATCAAGAATACCAGAGTATATCTGTCAAGAGGAACTCTACTCCAACAACAAATCTAATTTCATAAAGATCATAAGGGAGTGGAGCAGATTCCATGATCTAATAACCAGGTCGCAACGAAGTTTCTCCTAAAGATGTCATTACATGAAGGCCTCGCTAAGTAAGACAGGAAAACCTTGGCAAAGAGAAGGGAGTAGGTTTCATGGTCTAATAACCATACCACAATGAAGTTTATCTCCTAATGATGTCATCACATGAAGGCGGTGGGAAGCAAGACAGGAAAACATTGGCGGTGGGAAGGATCAAGGGTTTTCTTTCTATAATCGAGCGATGACAGCCTCCACCTCAGAAGGAGAATACAAATGGTACTTTGGAGCAACTTTTGCAATGTCAACATTGTTGGGAGTCACCTGAAACATAACAACAAAACATAGCACAAGATAGTTCAGTTAACAGTGCCCAGAGAAAAAAACATGATATTGTTTTATATGCAAAAACTTCACCTTCTCTTCCATAACTTGCTTCAAGATTGAAAGAGCAGCTGTTTCGGCTTCTAGAAGTGTCATATCCTGCAACGAACCAATAATGGTCAGACCCTCTCTCTCAAACTAACTACAAGTAAACAACACAAATTGAAATAGAGGATTACAGTTCCAGAGCATTGGGAAAAAAAATTACCTTGTTGAACTGCTCCTGCAAAGAGCTGTCTGCCCCCTCAGAACCCGATCCTATTGCTTTCGCATTGCACTGCCAAAATGTGCCAGACGGGTCTGTGTAGTATCTGCAAACATAGCCATCCCCCTTGTAAAGCTTCTTAAAATCACTGATCTGAATGTGCTAAACTAGCTAAAGCAAGAGCGAATTTTGGAAGGCCATCCTAATTCCTAATCGGCCTTTACAGTAgtataacaaatataatacgcaagaaatacaaaaagatgaAAAAACTTACAGGCTTGGCCCATTTTCGTCATGACCAGCAATGAGAAGTGACACACCAAAAGGCCGAGACTGTTGAGAACCAAAATCAGAAGTAATTCAGGGGGCAGTCATTGTCTGGAATAACTTCAGAGCAACATAAAGACGTATTTGCATGTGAAGTAGTTGACCTAAAACAATAAATAAGGAATTACATGAAGAGAGAAAAAATAATGACTGACCATGGACTCTTCTTCACCTTCACCAAATCGTAGTGCAAGATCACATAAAGCTTGAGTTGTGGATTCAACAGTCATGGGCTCACCATATGAGAACCTATGGTTCTGATAAAATAGTAAAATAGCAAAATTAGCACTTGGGTAACTGAGATGCAGAGTACATGGGAAAGGTAAAAGTGAATAAAGACATTACCTGAGTTTCAACTCGTCCATGATCAACAAGTGTACGAGCATCAGCAATTAGTCCACTCATTGCACAGCCTACATGCTCATCGATTTCCATGATTTTCTCCACACTACTAGGCTCCTGAAACAGAAAAGGAGGATAAAGATGTTGCAATCACCAGCTTTTAAGCATCAAAAGTCTGAAGTCTTAAGATAATGCCAATGGCCATCATCCATTAAGTGTGTGGTAATCTCACAGGGTGCAGGAATCAAATCTATGTTCGAGCCAACTAATAATTAAAGgtaacaataagaaaaaaaaacctaattatgTGTCAACCTAAAAATTAGAACCATTCACTAAACTACCATATATCTAGCGTCAGACTTTAACTGAAGAAAGGACAACAAGAACTTTAATTAAGAAGATCCCACCTCTTTCAAATATAGAAAATGCACTTTTCTATATGGATGAAATAAAAAAACGTTCAGACCCGAGTTATAGGTTTCAGGGAACTAACTGGGCATCGATTACAGGGGAAGAAGAAATCCTTCTTCGATGCAACTCATCCACATGTGTGTTAATCTCTGGATACATGATGGGTTCGCCAACAAGTGACCAGTGCAGAGAACAGATATAACCCAAATAAAAGGCCTTACTGTAAGTCTGCTATCGCATAAAACCTAGGGATTCTAGGACCTAAGTGGTTTAGGTGGTGAAGCACCTATCTCATCCATACAAGTGTATCCCTATGCTTAACACACTAAGCCAGTTTTAACCCTTAAAATTAGCAAAGACATCTTTGATTGCCACATATTATGAAAACAGTAAAGCAATGCGGAATAGATAAGATTGCTGTAACTTAAAACCTATATCACACAGTACAAATTTGGAGAACAGATGACTATTAGTGGAAAAGATTGACACTTGTTACTTGAGTAAACTGTCCAATCTGCAACTCTTAACAGCCACCCCATTGTGGCACAAACCCTATACACCCTAAGAGAAGTGCCGGATAATTACTTACAGGTTCTACTCAGTTTCGCACATACAGAACTACTTCTGTAACTAAAACTGTTCACCAATTATAAAAACAGATGCCGTTGAGGGTAATGCCCTCTCCCTACTCCTTCACAAGCCTATTTCCCCAATAGTGGATCCGAAGACCAAATTGTCAATAATTACTGAACACAAAAAAAGCTACGAAACAAAGAACAAACCAGTAATGGCGAAGTAATACGCTTCTCGACAGCAAGCACTACTCCTTCTTTAGTCTTTATCCCAATTGCAGTGGATCCAAGCTACaaacaaataaacaaacaaaaacccAAACAAATCATGACCATAAACACAGGAATTACAAAATTTCAgtcagaaaacaaaaaattaggtCTTCTTAGTTTTGTTGTTTACCTTAATAGCTTCAATTGCATACTCAACCTGAAACAATCTACCTTCAGGTGAGAAAGTATTCACCCCTCTATCATACTCAGTCCTacaacacaacaaaaaaaaaccaaaatcaatcaaaatctatgaatcaaaatttaaaatttcataaaaccctttgaTTTTATAAGTAAAGGGTCTTTTTCTCACCTTGTAAGAAACATCTTCCGTTATGGGTTTAGATGAAAATCTGCACACgcataaaaaccctaaattaaacaAAAGTGAAGTATAGATCTTGAGATTTAAGAACAAATAATGAATGATCGATCTGTTGAGTGATTGCTGAGAAACTAGGGTTTATTATCATACCCTTTGAGCTTCGAGaagaattttcttcttcttcgttgagATTTCGAACTTGTGATTAAAGTTATTAGTGAAGGCAGTATTTGTTCGGGTGGAAGTAGGTAATTTAAGTAGTTAATTAAGGGTGTTTTGGTCCATAAATAgagtaaaggaaaagaaaagtgTATCTCCACCCCAGTCGTTTCTACACTAGGCACCCAGCTACCCCAGATACTTGGGAGTTTGGTCCAATTTTGTGAAGCACAGCGATATCTCACTTGGAAATTCTCCAATGGGACGTGTGCGAAGAAAAAAAGTCTTCATCCACGTAGGATACACTACCAATTTTTCTAAAATGATTCTCCAACCCTAATCTTTTTGACTAATATATAGATGACATGGCATAATTTTAGTTAGACATCTTTTTCGTCAATCTTTTGTTTCAGAGGTTCACCAAGAAGACTTGTATCCGTCCTAGTCAGtttttaaaaatcaaaaacatatttaTTTTACTAAAATTGGCTTTTAATTTcctttctccctctttttttttattgaacgAACAGTAATTTCTCTTTATTTAGAGTCAGCATCTCGGTACTACTAAACCAATCATATTTCCAGCGAGAACAATATATTATCTTAGAATCGGGGAATAGTTAGTTAACACAATACTGATATGTACTTGATcttttgtctgtcaccatctataaTGTCAAACTACATCAACAGCATAACAGATTCATTATGTACTCCATCTTTAGTCCATGATCAATACTACCTTGCCAAACAGTTTAATTCAATTTATCTCATGTTGTTGTAATAATATTGGTTTGTAAACTAAATTGAGCCATCAt
Proteins encoded in this window:
- the LOC113339883 gene encoding probable pectinesterase/pectinesterase inhibitor 35 gives rise to the protein MYPITFLINTLIHIAFILVQPDTTYLASSTSLFLLLTVPFPNMSISCLNMYEKSSKYGTQRNKHLWGTSHASSIFIIVTLFSFLMMIQLEAKPISPSSLTHVQFSKFPRSSSSSPCENTLHVESCESMLLSIENVHEKSPKEVFDISVEFAVTQAQVARTQAQSIKPLVLTSEKLSSTLSPPAVDDCMELLDDSVRRLDDVKTSSNSDDVRTWLSTALTNQETCLDALQTEKVSSPYKSMMETNARNVSKLVSNSLALYNHVKTTDTRMNSAGGGRKLLSDGFPTWVSGRQRKLLEASVEELKPSAVVAKDGSGTHTSIGQAIAFASLAAAGTNGKTVVHVKAGTYSENLNIPSSQSNVMLVGDGKGVTVITGSDNVEDGSSLRNSATFTATGDGFMARDITFQNTAGPNKHQAVALRVASDKSVFYRCSIVGYQDSLYTHSNRQFYRECDISGTVDFIFGNSAVVFQGCNISPRSNGNKNFITAQGRSDPNQNTGISIHNCRISAASDTYLGRPWKAYSRTVIMQSFIGSINPAGWFPWSGGSAPKGIYYAEYMNSGPGAGTGGRVKWSGYHPSLSSAEATQFTVSNLIAGGSWLPATGVAYDSGLKP
- the LOC113339885 gene encoding proteasome subunit alpha type-5-like; its protein translation is MFLTRTEYDRGVNTFSPEGRLFQVEYAIEAIKLGSTAIGIKTKEGVVLAVEKRITSPLLEPSSVEKIMEIDEHVGCAMSGLIADARTLVDHGRVETQNHRFSYGEPMTVESTTQALCDLALRFGEGEEESMSRPFGVSLLIAGHDENGPSLYYTDPSGTFWQCNAKAIGSGSEGADSSLQEQFNKDMTLLEAETAALSILKQVMEEKVTPNNVDIAKVAPKYHLYSPSEVEAVIARL